Proteins found in one Mycoplasmopsis bovigenitalium genomic segment:
- a CDS encoding dUTP diphosphatase, whose amino-acid sequence MDFTNIFKKQKELDLAISSREDLSSVTTDEWRAKWSLALLVEFAEFANEVQCFKYWKKHKEINDSAILEEFADVLHFLGSYAYKLEVHPIIEPKIVSKYPTDQILEIFKIASNLKSEINKETIADLLALSLGCAKLLNYSDEDIVKWYEIKNQKNFDRIKNHY is encoded by the coding sequence ATGGATTTTACTAATATTTTCAAAAAACAAAAAGAGCTAGACTTAGCTATTTCATCCCGCGAAGATCTAAGCAGTGTTACAACTGACGAATGACGAGCTAAGTGATCATTAGCGCTTCTTGTCGAGTTTGCAGAATTTGCAAACGAAGTTCAATGTTTTAAATACTGAAAAAAACATAAAGAAATTAATGATAGCGCTATTTTAGAAGAATTTGCAGACGTATTGCATTTTCTAGGTTCATATGCTTACAAGCTAGAAGTACACCCAATTATTGAACCAAAAATTGTTTCAAAATATCCAACTGACCAAATATTAGAAATATTTAAAATTGCTTCAAATTTAAAAAGCGAAATTAACAAAGAAACAATCGCCGACTTATTAGCATTATCGCTTGGCTGCGCCAAATTGTTAAATTATAGCGATGAAGATATTGTAAAATGATACGAAATTAAAAATCAAAAAAACTTCGACCGCATTAAAAACCATTACTAA
- the pgsA gene encoding CDP-diacylglycerol--glycerol-3-phosphate 3-phosphatidyltransferase: MKFKELNTPNKLTIIRIILVAPFIILGCLYLILQEFVAPSLSNTSGNIDSLFNIDKQIFVWGIVSRIILVLMFLIFLAAMLTDYFDGKIARKRNLITSFGKLWDPIADKLITTSALIFLAVITRGYASFIIVTLLILRDLIVDGCRVVMKEHRQDISASIWGKIKTIVLTVAVCWILFFNIVWPSLDVVGFMSTKTDVLNNSWIRILIWFVVNIPLLAALVLSFISAFFYIKKASKLTNHSQIHRGAEDYNIHPSYKSKFKDEEPAQIVEQDDNSK, from the coding sequence ATGAAATTCAAAGAACTTAATACACCAAATAAGTTAACAATAATTAGAATTATTTTGGTTGCTCCTTTTATAATTTTAGGTTGTTTATACTTGATTTTACAAGAATTTGTAGCACCTAGTTTGTCTAATACAAGTGGTAATATTGATAGTTTATTTAATATTGACAAGCAAATATTTGTGTGAGGAATTGTTTCACGGATAATATTAGTGTTAATGTTTCTGATCTTTTTAGCCGCTATGTTAACTGATTATTTCGATGGAAAAATAGCAAGAAAAAGAAATTTAATAACATCATTTGGTAAATTATGAGACCCGATTGCTGATAAGTTAATTACCACCTCCGCATTAATTTTCTTAGCAGTAATTACAAGAGGATATGCTTCATTTATTATTGTCACACTATTAATTTTAAGAGATTTAATTGTTGATGGTTGTCGCGTTGTAATGAAAGAACACAGACAAGATATCTCAGCTTCAATTTGAGGTAAAATTAAAACAATAGTTCTTACAGTTGCAGTGTGCTGAATATTGTTTTTCAATATTGTTTGACCTTCTTTGGATGTTGTAGGTTTTATGTCAACAAAAACTGACGTTTTGAATAATAGTTGAATAAGAATTTTAATTTGATTTGTTGTAAATATTCCTTTATTAGCGGCTCTAGTTTTAAGTTTTATTTCTGCATTTTTCTACATTAAAAAAGCATCTAAATTGACAAATCATTCACAAATTCACCGTGGCGCAGAAGATTATAATATTCATCCAAGTTATAAAAGTAAATTTAAAGATGAAGAACCTGCACAAATTGTCGAGCAAGACGACAATTCAAAATAG
- a CDS encoding RNA polymerase sigma factor — protein sequence MEKTNNELQAVLNMVEDHAKSTKKKQLSQTQVYDYLNKIQVEIPDELMDEVLMKLHEKGIISDEADDGDFDFVDEKDILGEIDEEIDDEIDENLESDEGAPSKSDEFKKHIDIEEEFDENLDSEISFDSDDEYDSYTGEYGYDDYEYTDSSSYDDDDDEEEEIIVAKKEEKKKKETKKKSKDITDDDLEIETYDDEEIDLSKEDHISTSNLRNKLTETNDIVKWYMRWIGKYGKLLTKEEEEKLAYEMEKGGFRGKRARDKLIKRNLRLVINNAKKYKNRGLSFIDLISEGNSGIVKAVQKYNVSKGFKFSTYATWWIRQAITRAVADQARTIRVPVHMVETINKITKIERELHQEYGTEPSDEEIAAKFGQGYTAEKVRYIRKINIDPISLDKQIGKENDSSFSDFVKDESVVNPIDYASQEELGEMLNEVLTQSLDKDEYALICKRYGVGVDENGEKYQITPLEDLAKERGVSKERIRQIENKILRKLKNSTRKGKNLKDFYK from the coding sequence ATGGAAAAAACAAATAACGAACTGCAAGCAGTTTTGAATATGGTTGAAGACCATGCCAAATCAACTAAGAAAAAACAACTCTCTCAAACTCAAGTTTATGATTATTTAAACAAAATTCAAGTCGAAATTCCGGATGAATTAATGGATGAAGTGCTAATGAAACTTCATGAAAAAGGCATAATTTCTGACGAAGCCGATGATGGTGATTTTGACTTTGTTGATGAAAAAGATATTCTTGGCGAAATTGATGAAGAAATTGACGATGAAATAGACGAAAATTTAGAATCTGACGAAGGAGCTCCAAGTAAAAGTGATGAATTTAAAAAGCACATTGACATTGAAGAAGAATTTGATGAGAATCTAGATAGCGAAATTTCTTTTGATAGCGATGACGAATATGACTCATATACAGGCGAATATGGCTATGATGACTATGAATATACCGATAGTTCAAGCTATGATGACGACGATGATGAGGAAGAAGAAATAATTGTTGCAAAAAAAGAGGAAAAAAAGAAAAAAGAAACCAAGAAAAAATCTAAAGATATAACTGATGATGATCTTGAAATCGAAACATATGACGATGAAGAGATTGACCTTTCAAAAGAAGACCATATTTCAACTAGCAATTTAAGAAACAAATTAACCGAAACTAACGATATTGTTAAATGATACATGCGTTGAATTGGTAAATATGGAAAACTTTTAACAAAAGAAGAGGAAGAAAAACTTGCTTACGAAATGGAAAAAGGTGGTTTTCGTGGCAAGCGCGCACGTGATAAATTAATTAAACGTAATCTTCGTTTAGTTATAAATAATGCTAAAAAATACAAAAATCGTGGCTTAAGTTTTATTGATTTAATTTCTGAGGGCAACTCTGGAATTGTTAAAGCAGTCCAAAAATATAATGTAAGCAAGGGTTTTAAATTTTCAACCTACGCAACTTGATGAATTCGTCAAGCAATAACTAGAGCAGTGGCTGACCAAGCCCGTACAATTCGTGTACCTGTTCACATGGTGGAAACAATAAACAAAATTACAAAAATTGAAAGAGAATTACACCAAGAATACGGAACCGAGCCTTCTGATGAAGAAATTGCCGCAAAATTTGGTCAAGGTTATACTGCTGAAAAAGTTAGATATATCCGTAAAATAAACATTGACCCAATTTCACTAGACAAACAAATTGGTAAGGAAAATGACTCATCATTTTCTGACTTTGTAAAAGACGAAAGCGTTGTAAATCCAATTGATTACGCATCACAAGAAGAACTTGGCGAAATGTTAAATGAAGTTTTAACCCAATCATTAGACAAAGACGAATACGCACTAATTTGCAAGCGTTATGGAGTCGGTGTTGATGAAAATGGTGAAAAATACCAAATTACTCCTCTTGAAGATTTAGCAAAAGAACGAGGAGTTTCTAAAGAGCGTATTCGCCAAATTGAAAACAAAATTTTACGTAAATTAAAGAATTCTACTCGTAAAGGTAAAAATTTAAAGGACTTTTACAAATAA
- a CDS encoding MHJ_0274 family protein, whose protein sequence is MWTWILFGIIVAALVIYFIYSFIKDKISKKRRKLKQIKLINKTEEYKKHIVLRLHFLIKHNQKLIDEFVPSIGEYKMNYIVDTARKYLIEKQKESDFKELIIDNIDAKDIFTNYTYLRDVRSTNWRNLKDVSEFINSRMFLIDEQVEKDNFELAQKEIEEFYNNEIQRT, encoded by the coding sequence GAACATGAATTTTGTTTGGTATTATTGTTGCAGCACTGGTGATTTATTTTATTTATTCATTTATAAAGGATAAAATTTCCAAAAAACGTCGTAAATTAAAACAAATCAAATTAATTAATAAAACTGAAGAATACAAAAAACATATTGTATTAAGATTACATTTTTTAATTAAGCATAATCAAAAATTAATTGATGAATTTGTACCAAGTATTGGCGAGTATAAAATGAATTATATTGTTGATACTGCTCGTAAATATCTAATTGAAAAACAAAAAGAATCTGATTTTAAAGAGTTAATTATTGATAATATAGATGCAAAAGATATTTTTACTAATTACACTTATTTAAGGGATGTTCGGTCAACTAATTGAAGAAACCTTAAAGACGTAAGTGAATTTATTAACTCAAGAATGTTTTTAATAGATGAGCAAGTTGAAAAAGATAATTTTGAATTAGCACAAAAAGAAATTGAGGAGTTTTACAATAATGAAATTCAAAGAACTTAA
- a CDS encoding Nif3-like dinuclear metal center hexameric protein: MQIRKVTKYLLEKYPLEKAEIWDPAGFSVKFNLSEKLNGIVCAIDLTHDVLNKAILQGANLIIVHHPFKFAPTWKDELELAPYKATILRNLKKYRINVISLHTNYDNNFEGTSHQIAFALGLQNKIDFAEPYPCLINANLSINDLKQKLTNSLNLHSFRTNSMNTNKKYKNIAILSGSGPATLALALKNQANLILTSDIKWNEWLLYKEHNIDVLELSHLDEQVFAIDICEQIKNKFSDINVTTHLMVEPYTNL, translated from the coding sequence ATGCAAATTCGTAAAGTAACTAAATATTTACTTGAAAAATACCCGCTTGAAAAAGCAGAAATTTGAGATCCCGCTGGCTTTAGTGTTAAATTTAACCTGAGTGAAAAATTAAATGGCATAGTTTGTGCAATCGATTTAACTCATGACGTTTTAAATAAAGCAATTTTACAAGGCGCTAATTTAATAATTGTTCACCACCCTTTTAAATTTGCGCCAACATGAAAAGATGAACTTGAATTAGCACCTTATAAAGCCACAATTTTAAGGAATCTAAAAAAATACCGAATAAATGTTATTTCATTGCACACAAACTATGACAACAATTTTGAAGGAACTTCACACCAAATTGCATTCGCACTTGGATTGCAAAATAAAATTGATTTTGCCGAGCCATATCCTTGTTTAATTAATGCTAATTTATCAATCAACGATCTAAAGCAAAAATTGACCAATTCATTGAATTTGCATTCATTTAGAACAAATTCAATGAACACAAATAAAAAATATAAAAATATAGCAATTCTTTCCGGATCAGGTCCCGCAACACTAGCATTGGCATTAAAAAACCAAGCTAATTTAATACTAACAAGCGATATCAAATGAAATGAGTGATTGCTATATAAAGAACATAATATTGATGTTTTAGAATTATCGCATCTTGATGAGCAAGTTTTTGCAATCGATATATGCGAACAGATAAAAAATAAATTTAGTGATATTAATGTCACAACACACCTTATGGTTGAACCATACACAAATTTGTAA